The following are encoded in a window of Clostridium thermarum genomic DNA:
- a CDS encoding type II secretion system F family protein, whose protein sequence is MKTYRYKAIGYDGKISKGEYQCSDSKELIAYLYSKKQHLLDVQTSLNIKGFRLQQKIKLKNLSFFCKQIGTMLEIGIPILEAIKMCCFQLKNGQIYDNCVYILGDLRRGASLYEAMKNAPNGFPEFMLHMVNIGEESGSLAEIFNNLSIYYYKENKLKGKVAATAAYPVCVLTFTIIVAMILLITIVPSMVNMITSMGGEIPLITYIVMALSHFLKVNLPYVLLVTGLLAVLLTYLIKNKRIKISSIVKKIPVYNKVYFKRSNYEFLYGVYLLHSGGSTIVKALEGSAAVLKDDNLRLQISKSVSQIREGESILEALLSVEVIDYTSLSVIKLGEETGKLCEMLGRLLGILEDELNSQIEKALELIQPLAIILVGFIVGIIVISIALPMFSMYNI, encoded by the coding sequence ATGAAAACTTATCGGTACAAGGCTATAGGCTATGATGGAAAGATCTCAAAAGGAGAATATCAGTGCAGTGATTCTAAGGAACTGATAGCCTACCTTTACTCAAAAAAACAACACTTGCTGGATGTTCAGACCAGCCTAAATATCAAGGGGTTTAGACTTCAGCAGAAAATAAAGCTAAAGAACCTATCTTTCTTTTGCAAGCAGATAGGCACTATGTTGGAGATTGGTATTCCAATATTGGAAGCCATTAAAATGTGCTGTTTTCAATTAAAGAATGGACAGATATACGACAATTGTGTTTATATACTTGGGGACCTGAGAAGGGGAGCCTCCTTATATGAGGCCATGAAAAATGCACCAAATGGTTTTCCTGAATTTATGCTGCATATGGTCAACATTGGCGAGGAGTCAGGAAGCTTGGCAGAAATATTCAACAACCTATCCATATACTACTATAAGGAAAATAAGCTTAAAGGCAAGGTTGCAGCTACTGCGGCATATCCAGTTTGTGTCCTTACTTTTACCATAATAGTAGCAATGATCTTACTAATAACCATAGTGCCCTCTATGGTAAATATGATAACTTCCATGGGAGGAGAGATACCCTTAATCACATATATTGTTATGGCACTCAGCCATTTTCTAAAGGTAAACCTACCTTATGTTTTATTGGTCACCGGGCTGCTGGCAGTGTTGTTGACCTATTTAATAAAAAATAAGAGGATTAAAATTTCTTCAATAGTGAAAAAGATACCGGTATACAACAAGGTATATTTCAAACGGAGTAACTATGAATTTCTTTATGGAGTTTATCTTTTACACAGCGGAGGAAGCACTATTGTAAAGGCCTTAGAAGGGTCAGCAGCGGTGTTAAAGGATGATAACCTGAGATTACAGATAAGCAAGTCTGTATCCCAGATTAGGGAAGGGGAAAGTATACTGGAGGCACTTTTAAGTGTAGAAGTGATAGACTACACCAGTCTTTCTGTTATAAAACTTGGTGAAGAGACAGGGAAATTATGTGAAATGCTGGGCAGGCTTTTGGGAATTTTGGAGGATGAATTGAACTCTCAAATAGAAAAGGCCTTAGAGCTCATCCAACCTTTAGCTATTATCCTTGTGGGTTTCATAGTAGGGATTATTGTCATTTCCATAGCATTACCCATGTTTAGTATGTACAATATCTGA
- a CDS encoding prepilin-type N-terminal cleavage/methylation domain-containing protein produces the protein MKKGFTLVEVVVVISIITILSTVTTIGYKYYINKSKDACASSNGQVIFEAIVWTYEACGNKLDSTALAANIDVLTGIPVSNMIVNNLQKTISMNYVYESKTYKLSANLSNYKVQIEDFEHGRKIYEN, from the coding sequence TTGAAAAAAGGCTTTACCCTTGTTGAAGTAGTAGTGGTCATTTCAATAATAACTATTTTATCTACGGTTACAACCATAGGATACAAATACTACATTAATAAATCAAAGGATGCCTGTGCCTCTTCCAATGGTCAGGTGATCTTTGAGGCCATTGTGTGGACCTATGAAGCTTGTGGCAACAAGCTTGACAGCACTGCCTTAGCAGCTAATATCGATGTCCTTACCGGAATCCCTGTAAGTAATATGATAGTTAATAACCTACAAAAGACTATCAGTATGAATTATGTGTATGAGTCAAAAACCTATAAATTATCAGCAAATCTCTCAAATTACAAGGTGCAAATAGAGGATTTCGAACATGGGCGCAAGATCTATGAAAATTAA
- a CDS encoding pilus assembly FimT family protein, which yields MKIKKGYTLIELMITISILTILSMMFIKYFTTYEKYRNKILVDQCNNSIMSFINSCKQYCYYRDTSGYIKFDVAGNRLIFNVGTDVKRILNVPKGLKLYSINVSNGDAKLNFNNKGFTSDACTMSFVDLENKIHEITISVGTSYVEIKN from the coding sequence ATGAAAATTAAAAAAGGCTATACCCTAATAGAACTTATGATTACTATATCTATCCTGACTATCTTATCTATGATGTTTATAAAATACTTCACCACCTATGAAAAGTATAGAAACAAGATCTTGGTTGATCAATGCAATAACTCAATTATGAGCTTTATAAACAGCTGTAAGCAATACTGTTATTATAGAGATACCAGTGGCTACATAAAATTCGATGTTGCGGGAAACAGATTAATTTTTAATGTAGGCACTGATGTAAAAAGGATACTCAATGTACCTAAAGGTTTAAAATTATATAGTATTAATGTAAGTAACGGCGATGCAAAGCTGAATTTTAATAACAAGGGGTTTACGTCGGATGCATGTACTATGTCCTTCGTGGACTTGGAGAATAAAATACATGAAATAACAATAAGTGTGGGTACGTCATATGTTGAAATTAAAAATTAA
- a CDS encoding prepilin-type N-terminal cleavage/methylation domain-containing protein codes for MLKLKIKKGYTLLESLIALSMITIIVFCGLSLHLLKVKQKNYNTALSMYLNCIETTATSLLSNCSYNELAACIGSEPMYIADENINPNTLSRNNILTLLKSSPGSGGKNIKITAVSESGVITISLQLSYLINGKLEVLSHEIYKGNYN; via the coding sequence ATGTTGAAATTAAAAATTAAAAAAGGCTATACCCTTTTAGAGAGCTTGATAGCCTTAAGTATGATTACAATTATAGTGTTTTGTGGCTTGTCCCTGCACCTCTTAAAGGTTAAGCAAAAAAACTACAACACTGCACTAAGTATGTATTTAAACTGTATTGAAACTACCGCAACCAGTCTGCTGTCAAATTGCAGTTATAACGAATTAGCAGCATGCATAGGTTCTGAACCTATGTATATTGCAGATGAGAACATTAACCCCAATACTTTGAGCAGGAATAATATACTTACATTATTAAAGTCCTCACCGGGCAGTGGAGGTAAAAACATAAAAATTACAGCTGTATCAGAAAGTGGTGTAATTACTATTTCACTTCAGCTCAGTTACTTGATTAATGGAAAGTTAGAGGTTTTAAGCCATGAAATTTATAAGGGAAACTATAATTAG
- a CDS encoding type II secretion system protein, with protein MKFIRETIISRSRGGSTLIELITSLSIISILAAAVLSAFIFFSKDFNRAVIESREEFYIGEAFRYIESEVCNGNSEVHFYPSYIRMKRYLEVPAYEEIDYIKREGEKLVIEHTKRGYVEATNVFLRKVSNFAVNMYEGVVIIEITTDRGEKFSKCINTQYIR; from the coding sequence ATGAAATTTATAAGGGAAACTATAATTAGTAGAAGCAGGGGAGGTAGCACCTTGATTGAACTTATTACTTCCCTTTCTATAATTAGTATACTGGCTGCCGCTGTACTTTCAGCCTTTATATTTTTTTCAAAGGACTTTAACAGGGCTGTAATTGAAAGCAGGGAAGAGTTTTATATAGGTGAGGCATTTAGGTATATAGAAAGTGAAGTATGTAATGGCAATAGCGAAGTCCATTTCTATCCAAGTTATATAAGGATGAAGAGGTATTTGGAAGTGCCTGCATATGAGGAGATAGATTATATCAAGAGGGAAGGAGAAAAGCTGGTGATAGAGCACACTAAAAGAGGTTATGTAGAAGCTACCAATGTTTTTCTGAGAAAGGTTAGCAATTTTGCGGTTAATATGTATGAAGGGGTTGTGATAATTGAAATTACCACTGATAGGGGGGAAAAGTTTTCAAAATGCATAAATACTCAGTACATAAGATGA
- the efp gene encoding elongation factor P, with protein sequence MISAGDLRKGTTFELDGQVYTVIDFLHVKPGKGAAFVRTKLRNVISGGVTDRTFNPTEKFQEAVIERKEMQYLYSDGELYYFMDQETFEQIPLNYEKVEDAIKYLKENMFAIIKFYKGEAFSVEAPNFVELQIVETEPGFKGNTATNTLKPAKVETGAVVNVPLFVNEGDTIRIDTRTGEYMERV encoded by the coding sequence ATGATTTCAGCAGGAGATTTAAGAAAAGGAACCACTTTTGAGTTAGATGGACAAGTGTATACAGTAATAGACTTTTTACATGTTAAGCCTGGAAAGGGAGCAGCTTTCGTTAGAACAAAGCTAAGAAACGTAATTTCTGGCGGTGTTACAGATAGAACTTTCAACCCAACAGAAAAGTTCCAAGAAGCTGTAATAGAAAGAAAAGAAATGCAATATCTATATTCTGATGGTGAGTTATACTACTTCATGGATCAGGAAACTTTTGAGCAAATTCCTCTTAACTATGAAAAAGTAGAAGATGCTATAAAGTACCTAAAGGAAAACATGTTTGCAATCATAAAATTCTATAAGGGTGAAGCATTCTCAGTAGAAGCTCCAAACTTTGTAGAACTTCAAATAGTTGAAACAGAACCTGGCTTCAAGGGAAATACTGCAACAAATACACTTAAGCCAGCTAAGGTAGAAACCGGTGCAGTTGTTAACGTACCACTGTTTGTTAATGAAGGAGATACAATCAGAATAGATACAAGAACCGGAGAGTACATGGAAAGAGTATAA
- a CDS encoding CD1247 N-terminal domain-containing protein, whose translation MDSMKSKVSYLQGMVDGLAIDLNSKEGRIISAMLKVMYEMADKLDEIEYRQDHLEMYISTLDDDLQYVEEEFYGIDDTEDYLSEDNFVEHQCPRCGEIIYIDKAIIDNNEEIGCPNCSYDLISNINEGSND comes from the coding sequence ATGGACTCGATGAAGTCAAAGGTATCCTATTTACAGGGTATGGTAGATGGGCTAGCCATAGACTTAAATAGTAAAGAAGGTAGAATTATTTCTGCCATGCTTAAAGTAATGTATGAAATGGCAGATAAGTTGGATGAGATTGAATATAGACAGGACCATTTGGAAATGTATATCAGTACTTTGGACGATGATTTACAGTACGTAGAAGAGGAATTCTATGGAATTGATGATACTGAAGACTATTTATCTGAGGATAACTTCGTTGAACATCAGTGCCCGCGTTGTGGAGAGATTATATATATAGATAAGGCCATCATTGATAACAATGAAGAAATAGGTTGTCCTAATTGCAGCTATGATCTCATAAGTAACATAAATGAAGGTTCCAATGACTAA
- the spoIIIAA gene encoding stage III sporulation protein AA has translation MKHMDTNEILCILPQNLQLILKKLPNLDKLQEIRIKANNPVILNLDNQECILNYISTMEDLKTIMQRTSNYSLYAFEEEIKQGFITIKGGHRVGLCGKCVMEDNKVKTIKNIASINIRVSREVIGCSDKIMPFIINENNILNTIIISPPKCGKTTILRDMARNISTGMKSLGLSGKKVCIIDERSELAACCDGVPQMKVGIRTDVFDNCLKSEGIIMAIRSMSPEVIVCDEIGTYRDMESILSALSCGVNLISTIHGNGLEDFYGRVVFKDLINNHVFNRAVILSNRNGVGTLEKIYDFTRKDYIWRKRDD, from the coding sequence ATGAAACATATGGATACTAATGAAATTTTGTGCATATTACCTCAGAATCTGCAGTTAATCTTAAAGAAACTTCCAAATCTTGATAAGTTACAGGAAATAAGAATTAAAGCCAATAATCCTGTGATTTTGAACCTAGACAATCAGGAATGTATATTAAATTATATTTCCACCATGGAAGATTTAAAGACAATTATGCAGAGGACAAGCAATTATTCACTATATGCTTTTGAAGAAGAGATAAAGCAAGGGTTTATTACTATTAAAGGCGGCCACAGGGTGGGGCTTTGCGGCAAGTGTGTGATGGAAGACAATAAGGTAAAAACAATAAAAAATATAGCTTCAATAAACATCAGAGTATCACGAGAAGTCATTGGCTGTTCCGATAAGATAATGCCTTTTATCATCAATGAAAATAATATTCTAAATACCATAATAATATCTCCACCCAAATGCGGTAAGACAACAATTTTAAGAGATATGGCCAGAAACATATCTACGGGAATGAAGTCCCTGGGCTTATCAGGGAAAAAGGTATGTATCATTGATGAGAGAAGTGAACTGGCGGCTTGTTGTGATGGAGTGCCACAGATGAAGGTAGGTATTCGGACTGATGTCTTTGACAACTGCCTGAAGAGTGAAGGCATTATTATGGCCATAAGAAGCATGTCACCGGAGGTCATAGTATGTGATGAAATTGGTACATATAGGGATATGGAAAGCATATTATCGGCCTTAAGCTGTGGGGTTAATTTGATTTCCACAATACACGGCAATGGCTTAGAGGATTTTTATGGCAGAGTAGTTTTCAAGGATTTAATTAACAATCATGTTTTTAATAGAGCTGTAATACTAAGTAATAGGAATGGAGTAGGTACATTAGAGAAAATCTACGATTTTACAAGAAAAGATTATATTTGGAGGAAACGAGATGATTAA
- the spoIIIAB gene encoding stage III sporulation protein SpoIIIAB, producing the protein MIKIFGAVLIVLASTLLGFIFAENARKRLVQLREIQSALIQLQNEIFFTRTTLPDACDSVAGKSKYPINIIFERVSKQLKSNGSNSVYDAFLSALSEEVEENCLTKEDKEILLDLAKALGESDLDGHKKVFSLSEHNLKTIIQTLEGNVDKNVKMYRFLGFSLGAAVAIILI; encoded by the coding sequence ATGATTAAAATCTTTGGTGCGGTACTTATAGTTTTGGCTTCCACCCTGTTGGGTTTTATATTTGCTGAAAATGCCAGGAAGAGGCTAGTACAGCTTAGAGAAATACAAAGTGCCCTGATTCAATTACAAAATGAAATATTTTTTACCAGAACTACACTGCCGGATGCCTGCGATAGCGTTGCCGGTAAAAGCAAGTATCCTATAAATATAATCTTTGAAAGGGTGTCTAAGCAACTAAAAAGCAACGGAAGTAATTCCGTATATGATGCATTTTTATCAGCTTTAAGTGAAGAGGTGGAAGAAAATTGTTTAACAAAGGAAGACAAAGAGATTCTATTGGATTTGGCCAAGGCACTGGGAGAATCGGATCTGGATGGACATAAAAAGGTTTTTAGCCTCAGTGAACATAATTTAAAGACCATAATACAGACGCTGGAAGGAAATGTGGACAAGAATGTTAAGATGTACAGATTCTTAGGCTTTTCTTTGGGGGCGGCTGTGGCAATTATACTAATTTAA